The Algoriphagus sp. TR-M9 genome has a window encoding:
- a CDS encoding tetratricopeptide repeat protein encodes MKIRLIVTLLVISAFGKIHAQQNCNSYLYNGDSLKYEACLVTERLAGLYQFSKEFQEVLDEALAIDSTYDYAYRAKSVGYLKSGDFLTWKKLIDKAVLYNPVGNLGYRGWCRYQFFGDYEGAIEDIERLDSLINYDIGTSANGDYHLQIARALSYKALGHRAKAIEIIETQLADAEHFVGKYDYLHLGVLYLENDECEKALDLFTKQEKENDLAENQYYIAMVYRELNHRGEYIAHLEKAIDMYKQGRIMLDGYTHIADKVYLSEIETELKKARGISG; translated from the coding sequence ATGAAGATTAGATTGATTGTTACGCTTTTGGTTATATCAGCCTTTGGGAAAATCCATGCCCAGCAAAACTGCAATTCCTACCTCTACAATGGAGATAGTTTGAAATATGAAGCGTGCTTGGTTACTGAACGTCTTGCAGGCCTCTATCAGTTTAGCAAAGAGTTCCAAGAAGTTTTAGATGAAGCTCTTGCCATCGACTCAACGTATGATTATGCCTATCGGGCAAAATCTGTGGGGTACTTAAAAAGTGGTGATTTTTTAACTTGGAAAAAACTGATAGATAAGGCAGTATTGTACAATCCTGTTGGGAATCTGGGCTATCGTGGCTGGTGCAGGTATCAGTTTTTTGGGGATTATGAAGGAGCTATAGAAGATATTGAACGGTTAGATTCCTTGATCAACTATGATATTGGAACATCCGCAAACGGGGATTATCATTTACAGATTGCCAGAGCATTATCTTACAAAGCTCTTGGGCATAGGGCTAAAGCTATTGAGATTATTGAAACACAATTAGCCGATGCTGAGCATTTTGTTGGGAAATATGATTACCTGCATCTCGGTGTGCTTTACCTAGAAAATGATGAATGTGAAAAAGCATTGGATTTATTTACCAAGCAAGAAAAAGAGAATGACCTGGCTGAAAATCAGTACTATATCGCTATGGTGTATCGCGAATTAAACCATCGAGGTGAATACATTGCTCACTTGGAAAAGGCTATTGATATGTACAAACAAGGTAGGATTATGCTAGATGGATACACGCACATAGCGGATAAAGTTTATTTGAGCGAAATTGAAACAGAGCTAAAAAAAGCCCGGGGTATCTCAGGCTAG
- a CDS encoding peptidylprolyl isomerase, producing the protein MRTAEIVTEKGAMKVEFYDNDAPIAVQNFIDLANKGFYNGLTFHRVIPNFVIQGGCPKGNGTGGPGYHIKCELDGENQYHDRGVLSMAHAGRNTGGSQFFICHSRDNTAHLDRNHTCFGKVVEGLDVIDEIKAGDKIEKIVVSES; encoded by the coding sequence ATGAGAACAGCAGAGATAGTAACAGAAAAAGGCGCCATGAAAGTGGAGTTTTATGACAATGACGCACCGATAGCTGTGCAAAATTTTATAGACTTAGCCAACAAAGGCTTTTATAACGGCCTTACATTTCATAGAGTAATCCCCAATTTTGTAATCCAAGGGGGCTGCCCCAAAGGTAATGGTACCGGAGGTCCTGGCTACCACATCAAATGTGAGCTAGATGGCGAAAATCAGTACCATGACCGAGGTGTACTTTCCATGGCCCATGCTGGAAGAAACACCGGTGGATCCCAGTTTTTCATCTGTCACAGCAGAGACAATACGGCTCATCTAGATAGAAATCATACTTGCTTTGGTAAAGTTGTGGAAGGATTAGATGTCATAGATGAGATCAAAGCTGGAGACAAAATCGAAAAAATCGTGGTATCTGAGTCTTAA
- the pckA gene encoding phosphoenolpyruvate carboxykinase (ATP) translates to MQEIALAPQTSDLAFLDSNQSRKVHYNLSPAELIETALARKEGFLTSTGAFMADTGTFTGRSPKDRFIVMDHKTRDSVWWGDINIPFDPEKFEALYAKMKSFLADKELFVRDAFAGADPNHRLNLKIVNTLAWHNLFCHNMFLRPNEDEKAQFNADFTIICAPDFQADPATDGTRSANFAILNLSKRIILIGGTGYAGEMKKGIFSVLNFILPHDKQILSMHCSANVGKDGDAAIFFGLSGTGKTTLSADPNRNLIGDDEHAWTEHGVFNFEGGCYAKVIDLSREKEPEIWDAIRFGAVVENTRFKPNTREVDYSNKSVTENTRTAYPITHIDHAIIPSIAGIPKNIFFLTADAFGVMPPISKLNKNQAMYHFISGYTAKVAGTEMGITEPKLTFSACFGAAFLPLHPSVYAKLLGQKMEQHDTHVWLVNTGWTGGAYGVGQRMKLSHTRAMISAALNGSLAKVAFQKHPVFGFEVPLTCPNVPHNILNPRDTWADPNLYDQKAVELGKAFEQNFEKFKDLTAEEILRGAPFHSSGNEEI, encoded by the coding sequence ATGCAGGAAATAGCGCTGGCTCCCCAGACCTCTGACCTGGCTTTTCTTGACTCAAATCAAAGCAGAAAAGTTCACTACAACCTTTCACCAGCCGAATTGATAGAAACGGCTTTGGCTCGAAAGGAAGGATTTCTCACCTCTACTGGTGCCTTCATGGCTGACACCGGCACTTTCACAGGGCGTTCGCCCAAAGACCGGTTTATCGTCATGGACCATAAAACCAGAGATAGTGTATGGTGGGGCGATATTAATATCCCCTTTGATCCGGAGAAATTCGAAGCACTCTATGCAAAAATGAAAAGCTTCCTGGCAGACAAGGAGCTTTTTGTCAGAGATGCCTTTGCTGGAGCTGACCCGAATCACCGCCTGAATTTAAAAATCGTAAACACCCTGGCTTGGCACAACCTGTTTTGTCACAACATGTTTCTGCGGCCTAATGAAGATGAAAAAGCTCAATTCAACGCTGATTTCACCATTATTTGTGCACCGGATTTTCAGGCAGATCCAGCAACCGATGGAACCCGAAGTGCAAACTTTGCCATCCTAAATCTGTCCAAGCGTATCATCTTGATCGGCGGGACTGGCTATGCAGGTGAAATGAAAAAGGGAATTTTCTCCGTGCTCAACTTCATTTTGCCCCATGACAAGCAGATTCTTTCCATGCACTGCTCTGCCAATGTGGGAAAAGATGGAGATGCAGCTATATTTTTCGGATTGTCGGGCACAGGCAAAACCACTCTTTCAGCAGATCCAAATCGAAATCTCATCGGTGATGACGAGCATGCGTGGACCGAACATGGCGTTTTCAATTTCGAAGGTGGGTGCTATGCCAAAGTAATCGATCTCAGCAGGGAAAAAGAACCTGAGATATGGGACGCTATTCGGTTTGGAGCTGTTGTAGAAAACACGAGATTCAAACCAAACACCAGAGAAGTGGACTACAGTAACAAAAGTGTTACAGAAAACACCAGGACGGCCTACCCTATTACGCACATCGATCACGCCATCATCCCTTCTATTGCAGGAATACCCAAAAATATATTCTTTCTGACCGCAGATGCTTTTGGGGTTATGCCCCCTATTTCCAAACTGAACAAAAATCAGGCGATGTATCATTTTATCTCTGGCTATACTGCCAAGGTAGCTGGAACAGAAATGGGCATCACGGAACCAAAGCTAACCTTTTCTGCCTGTTTCGGGGCAGCTTTTCTTCCCTTGCACCCTTCCGTTTATGCCAAATTATTGGGCCAGAAAATGGAACAGCACGATACCCATGTGTGGCTGGTCAACACCGGATGGACAGGAGGTGCTTATGGAGTAGGACAGCGTATGAAGCTTAGCCATACCAGAGCCATGATCAGTGCAGCTTTGAACGGCAGTCTGGCAAAAGTGGCATTCCAGAAACACCCAGTATTTGGATTCGAAGTACCGCTCACATGCCCAAATGTACCGCATAACATTCTGAACCCTCGGGATACCTGGGCTGATCCAAACCTGTATGATCAGAAAGCTGTAGAACTGGGAAAAGCTTTTGAGCAAAATTTCGAAAAATTTAAAGATCTCACCGCTGAAGAAATCCTTCGTGGAGCTCCTTTTCATTCATCCGGCAATGAAGAAATTTGA
- a CDS encoding peptide MFS transporter: MEKDLTPEFEEPMLFGHPKGLFYLFFAELWERFSFYGMRALLTLYMVDVIFEALSDRDYATAAVYASYGSLVYASTVIGGRISDKVLGMRNSIFLGGILMSLGHFVLAVENNVAFFLALSLIIVGNGFFKPNISTFVGTLYKDGDPRKDSGFTIFYMGINIGGWVAPLLCGWLAVAYGWHYGFGLAGIGMLSGLIFFWSGIRNGVFGDRGMPPVNGGIDDKIMGVKQRYFIPAVSFLAVPVIAYLLSSYKPLGSGDGFFADQNIVNIIFKIIGVSILVYLGYIIFQSSKEERKKLIVAVLITVFMTIFWGFHELSGSVITLFAARNVDLAGVMTASQTNSLNSMWIIILAIPISLLWTTLSKKNLNPRTPYKFGMGLLFAGISFYILSISEGSANEDGLVPFAYLLLMYFLISVGELFMSPVGLSKITDLSPKRIVAFMMGVWFLSSAFAFQVVGFIGKQLSIESTDKNIGGFDTLYVYTEGFLLIAKYSIGAGLLVLLAGPFIKKLMGDVH, from the coding sequence TTGGAAAAAGACCTTACTCCTGAATTTGAAGAGCCAATGCTATTTGGCCATCCCAAAGGCTTATTTTACTTGTTTTTTGCAGAACTCTGGGAGCGATTCAGCTTCTACGGCATGCGGGCATTGCTCACCTTGTACATGGTGGATGTCATCTTTGAAGCATTAAGTGACAGAGATTATGCCACTGCGGCGGTTTACGCATCCTATGGATCATTGGTATATGCCTCCACGGTGATCGGGGGAAGAATATCTGATAAAGTCCTGGGTATGCGAAATTCTATCTTCCTGGGGGGCATTTTGATGTCGCTGGGACATTTTGTGCTTGCGGTAGAAAACAACGTGGCCTTCTTCCTCGCTCTATCCCTGATCATTGTAGGAAATGGCTTTTTCAAGCCTAATATCTCTACTTTCGTGGGTACCCTCTATAAAGATGGGGATCCTAGAAAAGATTCTGGATTTACCATTTTCTACATGGGTATCAATATAGGTGGATGGGTAGCCCCGCTTCTTTGTGGCTGGTTAGCCGTAGCTTATGGCTGGCATTATGGGTTTGGCTTAGCTGGTATTGGAATGCTTTCCGGACTTATTTTCTTTTGGTCAGGTATCCGAAACGGAGTATTTGGCGACCGTGGCATGCCACCTGTAAATGGAGGAATAGATGACAAAATCATGGGCGTAAAGCAGCGGTACTTTATCCCTGCTGTATCATTCTTAGCTGTTCCCGTGATCGCTTATTTATTGTCTTCTTATAAGCCCCTTGGCAGTGGGGATGGTTTCTTTGCAGATCAGAATATCGTTAACATCATTTTCAAAATCATAGGTGTTAGTATACTAGTATATCTTGGCTATATCATTTTCCAATCGTCAAAGGAGGAACGCAAGAAGCTGATTGTAGCCGTTTTAATTACTGTTTTTATGACTATTTTCTGGGGTTTTCATGAACTTTCCGGAAGTGTCATCACCTTATTTGCTGCCCGAAACGTAGATTTAGCCGGAGTCATGACTGCTTCGCAGACTAACTCACTGAACTCGATGTGGATTATCATATTGGCTATTCCTATATCCCTCTTATGGACTACGCTCTCGAAGAAAAACCTAAATCCTAGAACTCCTTATAAGTTTGGAATGGGACTATTGTTTGCAGGTATTAGTTTTTACATACTTTCTATTTCCGAAGGCAGTGCCAATGAAGATGGACTGGTTCCTTTTGCCTACCTATTACTGATGTATTTCTTGATTTCTGTAGGGGAGTTGTTTATGTCCCCTGTTGGATTGTCAAAAATCACTGATTTGTCACCAAAGCGGATTGTAGCATTTATGATGGGAGTATGGTTCCTTTCCTCAGCATTTGCCTTTCAGGTAGTAGGTTTCATAGGAAAGCAGCTCTCCATTGAAAGTACGGACAAAAACATTGGAGGCTTTGATACGCTTTATGTCTATACAGAAGGCTTTCTGCTTATTGCCAAGTACTCTATTGGAGCTGGCTTATTGGTGCTTTTGGCAGGACCATTTATTAAAAAGCTAATGGGGGATGTGCACTAA
- a CDS encoding TetR/AcrR family transcriptional regulator — translation MAGEKNKEKVILDSAVSLFTSKGYLATRMEDVAKSAGISKGLTYFYYKNKEDLFMALTKKAFDQFKDEFRDIYRSKGKSGLEMVSDLLVRIVQFARTNQVYYDSILNFLDLLKKYNNPKTRAQIDPKILESQHFQKLLEIHHEPAKIGIMMVSQGIKDGSIRPQLQPEITFYTIWSMIIGYEKMLGPIEYEGKEMKIHAENWEPGFLRLMQEMLKGTIQATKPATVQGSLF, via the coding sequence ATGGCTGGAGAGAAGAACAAAGAAAAGGTAATTTTAGACTCTGCTGTATCACTCTTTACCTCAAAAGGATATTTGGCTACGAGAATGGAAGATGTGGCCAAAAGTGCAGGAATCAGCAAGGGACTCACCTATTTCTACTATAAAAACAAAGAGGACCTGTTCATGGCTTTGACCAAAAAAGCTTTTGATCAATTCAAGGATGAATTCAGGGATATATATAGATCCAAGGGTAAATCTGGTCTGGAAATGGTTTCAGATCTGCTCGTAAGAATTGTGCAATTCGCCAGGACCAACCAGGTTTATTACGACTCCATATTGAACTTCCTAGACTTACTGAAAAAGTACAACAACCCAAAAACCAGAGCACAAATCGACCCTAAGATTCTAGAAAGTCAGCACTTTCAGAAGTTATTGGAAATCCACCATGAACCGGCAAAAATCGGCATTATGATGGTTAGCCAGGGCATCAAGGATGGTAGTATACGTCCACAGTTGCAGCCCGAAATCACATTTTATACCATTTGGAGTATGATTATTGGGTATGAGAAAATGCTAGGCCCTATAGAATACGAAGGCAAGGAAATGAAGATCCACGCCGAAAACTGGGAACCTGGATTTCTTCGCTTAATGCAGGAAATGCTCAAAGGAACCATCCAAGCCACAAAGCCGGCAACAGTACAGGGAAGCTTGTTCTAA
- the tyrS gene encoding tyrosine--tRNA ligase gives MNSFIEELRWRGMLQDMTPEIEEHLNKGMASAYLGFDPTADSLHIGHLVGVMTLLHFQRAGHKPFALVGGATGMIGDPSFKSAERNLLDKETLDHNVASIQAQLAKFLDFSESGENKAELVNNYDWMSKFSFLDFIRDIGKHITVNYMMSKDSVKRRLEDGNGLSFTEFTYQLIQGYDFYHLWKNENCTVQLGGSDQWGNIVTGTELIRRMGGGSAYALTVPLITKADGTKFGKTEGGSVWLDPEKTSPYAFYQFWLNVSDEDASKYIRIFTVLDQETIEGLENEHAEAPHFRVLQKEIAKQITIMVHGEPNYEMAVKASQILFGKSSTDDLAALDERTFLQVFDGVPQVQIEKSQFESLVSILDLFGEATQGVIFASKGEARKMIQGGGVSINKEKLSDPNADLNLTLLQNKYLLIQKGKKNYFIVEVR, from the coding sequence ATGAACTCATTTATAGAAGAATTACGCTGGAGAGGAATGCTTCAGGATATGACCCCCGAAATCGAAGAACATTTGAATAAAGGAATGGCATCTGCCTATCTTGGTTTTGATCCTACAGCTGATTCTCTTCACATTGGGCACTTGGTAGGGGTAATGACCTTATTGCACTTTCAGCGTGCTGGTCACAAACCCTTTGCGCTGGTAGGCGGTGCCACAGGCATGATCGGAGACCCTTCCTTCAAGTCAGCAGAAAGAAACCTGCTGGACAAGGAAACCCTGGACCATAACGTAGCTTCTATACAGGCTCAGCTGGCTAAATTTCTAGACTTTTCTGAGTCAGGTGAGAACAAAGCAGAACTGGTGAACAATTATGACTGGATGTCTAAATTCAGCTTCTTAGATTTCATCAGAGATATTGGGAAGCACATCACAGTAAACTACATGATGTCCAAAGACTCTGTCAAAAGACGTCTGGAAGATGGAAACGGACTATCCTTCACAGAATTTACCTACCAGTTGATCCAAGGGTATGATTTCTACCACCTCTGGAAAAATGAAAACTGTACCGTACAGCTAGGAGGTTCGGATCAATGGGGAAATATAGTGACTGGAACCGAACTTATCCGAAGAATGGGCGGAGGCAGTGCATACGCCCTCACTGTGCCACTGATCACCAAGGCGGACGGTACCAAATTTGGTAAAACAGAAGGAGGGTCTGTATGGCTGGATCCAGAAAAAACATCCCCATACGCATTTTATCAGTTCTGGCTGAATGTTTCCGACGAAGATGCTTCCAAATACATCCGGATCTTCACAGTATTGGATCAGGAAACCATAGAGGGACTGGAAAACGAACATGCAGAAGCCCCGCACTTTAGGGTACTTCAGAAAGAAATCGCAAAGCAGATCACCATCATGGTACATGGGGAACCCAACTATGAAATGGCGGTGAAAGCTTCTCAAATCCTTTTTGGAAAATCTTCTACCGATGACTTGGCTGCGCTAGATGAGCGTACCTTTTTGCAGGTTTTTGATGGAGTGCCTCAAGTTCAGATAGAAAAATCCCAATTTGAATCACTCGTATCTATTTTAGACCTTTTTGGAGAAGCTACCCAGGGGGTGATTTTTGCTTCCAAAGGCGAAGCGAGAAAAATGATCCAAGGAGGAGGCGTAAGTATCAATAAGGAGAAGCTAAGCGATCCCAATGCAGATCTAAATTTGACCCTGCTTCAAAACAAATACCTTCTTATCCAAAAAGGCAAGAAAAACTACTTCATAGTAGAAGTAAGATAA
- a CDS encoding BlaI/MecI/CopY family transcriptional regulator, with protein MKPLTRAEEEIMQILWDIERGFVKDILAPMTTEPKPAYNTVSTIVRILERKGFVSHKSYGKSHEYFPIVSKDEYRSFIIKKMLDGYFESSFGKLADFFKNDETLNKKEYQ; from the coding sequence ATGAAACCATTAACAAGAGCAGAAGAAGAAATCATGCAAATCCTTTGGGATATCGAGCGGGGCTTTGTCAAGGATATCTTGGCTCCAATGACCACAGAGCCAAAACCAGCCTACAATACCGTCTCGACAATTGTAAGAATCCTAGAACGTAAGGGTTTCGTAAGTCACAAATCCTATGGTAAGAGCCATGAGTATTTCCCAATAGTATCTAAGGATGAATACCGATCTTTCATTATCAAAAAGATGCTTGACGGGTATTTTGAAAGTTCATTTGGGAAGCTAGCCGACTTCTTTAAAAATGATGAAACGTTGAACAAAAAGGAGTATCAGTAA